A genomic segment from Moorena sp. SIOASIH encodes:
- a CDS encoding ATP-binding protein: protein MDEIIRLLIVEDDEVNCKAIIKALNRGGIPVKIAVAVDSKSALSIIASRCANSTLTQGSLDCILLDYNLPDGDGLTLVKEIRDAGIEVPVIVLSDQGNEQINEQIAVELMKSGASDYLTKSQISPENLLRSLSNAVRLYRAEREAAVAHQRLKESEERYRLVLEGSNDGIWDWNLMTKQLYCNDRFYEITGLSPEQIGKYHHNFSPDLLFKLLNCSDLLKVTKAVASYQQDYLELDVEFNLPCAFGEDRYCTARGKAQLNDQGVPFRMSGVITDITQQKRAEESQRFLAEASAVLSASLDYQTTLDNLVQLVIPRFADWCAIDVVSGVDSYDTPQSYQRLAVAHVNPKQEELIWELHRCYPPQGDEDYGNGKVLRTGCADAYFEVSDQFLSAAADDPDHLRMLQALKIKSYICVPLRMGSQILGSIWFVRSESGRRYNEIDVKLAEDLASRAALATENARLYREANQASDHLRQAITILNEQQKQLRTLHQLTNLLNQRLTNLPNLLQEMVSEVAKAIAGVEFCFIILNNSLGNPEVLRVNAGIDTQKLHWEDILPLEQGLLSQVFLTGKSQLIQRKAWDSRHLEEEVPTAIYAVAIESVQAGRLGVLAIGNWEDPEALDQSGRNLLAAVGEQAAIAIDNARMINEQAAIAIDNARMIKALEEQEARLEFQNTMLARQNRELEMRDASLKLQNLQLLEAARLKSQFVSTISHELRTPMNAIIGFSQLLLRQRQGSLTHQQADIMERIVNNAQHLLTLIKDMIDLSKIEAVCLELTLESLPLDRLIKETINEFRCLAAQKDLELYIQTKLKNPIVINDSLRLRQILVNLVSNAIKFTEIGRVEVVVKEISTDWLMLTVRDTGIGIAQDDLEHIFEEFQQIDQTTTRKYSGTGLGLAITESLVKLMQGTITVESKVGKGSTFHVKFPRRVKASTPDCLDCDLPKSKTLNCSFLPQTLKGFRTRRVIY from the coding sequence ATGGACGAGATTATCAGACTACTGATCGTAGAGGATGATGAAGTTAACTGCAAAGCCATAATTAAAGCTCTTAACAGAGGGGGTATACCCGTAAAAATAGCTGTTGCAGTTGACAGCAAAAGCGCCTTGTCGATCATCGCATCACGCTGCGCTAACTCTACCCTGACCCAAGGGAGTTTGGACTGCATTCTATTAGACTATAACTTACCGGATGGGGACGGATTGACTCTGGTTAAAGAAATCCGTGATGCTGGCATTGAAGTCCCTGTGATTGTGTTGAGTGACCAGGGGAACGAGCAAATTAATGAGCAAATTGCGGTTGAGCTGATGAAATCTGGAGCATCGGACTATCTGACCAAAAGCCAAATCTCACCAGAAAATCTCTTACGTAGCCTCTCTAATGCAGTTCGCCTCTACCGCGCAGAACGGGAAGCAGCTGTAGCTCATCAGCGGCTGAAAGAAAGCGAAGAACGCTACCGCTTGGTGCTAGAAGGTTCCAATGACGGGATCTGGGACTGGAACCTGATGACTAAACAACTGTATTGTAATGACCGCTTCTATGAAATTACTGGCTTGTCGCCTGAACAGATAGGGAAGTACCACCATAACTTTTCCCCTGATCTCTTATTTAAGTTACTAAATTGCTCAGATCTACTCAAAGTTACTAAGGCGGTGGCTAGTTACCAACAAGATTACCTTGAACTGGATGTAGAATTTAACCTACCCTGTGCTTTTGGAGAAGATCGCTACTGTACTGCTCGTGGCAAAGCCCAGTTGAATGATCAAGGAGTACCATTCCGGATGTCTGGTGTAATTACTGATATTACTCAGCAGAAGCGAGCAGAAGAATCCCAGCGATTTCTGGCGGAGGCTTCTGCTGTACTTTCAGCTTCCCTCGATTACCAGACTACATTGGACAACCTAGTGCAGCTGGTAATCCCTCGCTTTGCTGATTGGTGTGCCATTGATGTGGTATCGGGAGTTGATAGCTATGATACTCCCCAGTCTTACCAGCGTCTTGCCGTTGCCCATGTTAACCCAAAGCAAGAGGAGTTGATTTGGGAACTGCACCGTTGCTACCCTCCCCAGGGGGATGAAGACTATGGCAACGGCAAGGTTTTACGTACAGGTTGTGCGGATGCCTATTTTGAGGTTTCTGATCAATTCCTGAGTGCTGCTGCTGATGATCCTGACCATCTCAGGATGTTACAGGCATTGAAAATTAAGTCTTACATTTGTGTACCATTACGAATGGGTTCACAAATCTTGGGCTCAATTTGGTTTGTTAGGAGTGAATCAGGTCGCCGCTACAATGAGATCGATGTCAAGTTGGCTGAAGATTTAGCTAGTCGCGCTGCCCTAGCCACTGAAAATGCGCGGTTATACCGAGAGGCAAACCAGGCCAGTGATCATCTCAGGCAGGCAATTACAATTCTCAATGAACAGCAAAAGCAACTGAGAACCCTACACCAGTTGACTAATCTCCTCAATCAACGACTGACTAACCTTCCAAATCTCTTGCAGGAGATGGTATCGGAGGTAGCTAAAGCGATTGCTGGGGTTGAATTTTGTTTCATCATTCTCAATAATTCTCTCGGTAACCCTGAAGTCTTAAGGGTGAACGCGGGAATTGATACACAAAAGTTGCACTGGGAAGACATCTTGCCCCTTGAGCAAGGGTTACTATCTCAAGTCTTTTTAACTGGCAAATCTCAGTTAATTCAGCGCAAGGCTTGGGATTCGCGGCATCTGGAAGAGGAAGTACCTACAGCTATTTACGCTGTGGCGATTGAGTCTGTGCAAGCAGGACGCTTGGGAGTACTAGCTATTGGCAATTGGGAAGACCCAGAGGCATTAGACCAATCAGGTCGGAATCTACTAGCAGCAGTGGGTGAACAAGCTGCGATCGCAATTGATAATGCTCGCATGATTAATGAACAAGCTGCGATCGCAATTGATAATGCTCGCATGATTAAAGCCTTAGAGGAGCAAGAAGCACGTTTAGAGTTTCAGAACACTATGCTGGCTCGCCAGAATCGGGAACTGGAAATGAGAGATGCATCCCTCAAGCTACAGAACCTGCAATTGTTGGAAGCAGCACGGTTGAAATCCCAGTTTGTTTCTACGATATCCCATGAGTTACGGACTCCCATGAATGCCATTATTGGCTTTTCCCAGCTCCTATTGCGTCAGCGTCAGGGCTCCTTAACCCACCAACAAGCAGATATAATGGAGCGCATTGTGAATAATGCTCAACATCTACTGACTCTGATTAAGGATATGATTGACCTGTCCAAAATTGAGGCAGTTTGTCTGGAGTTAACCTTGGAAAGTTTGCCTTTGGACAGGTTGATTAAAGAAACCATCAATGAATTCCGTTGCCTAGCCGCTCAGAAGGATTTAGAGTTGTATATCCAAACCAAGTTAAAAAATCCCATCGTCATCAATGATAGCCTCCGCCTGCGGCAGATTTTGGTCAATTTGGTTTCCAATGCCATTAAGTTTACCGAAATTGGCAGGGTAGAGGTGGTAGTCAAGGAAATTTCCACCGACTGGCTGATGCTCACTGTTAGGGATACGGGAATTGGAATTGCCCAGGATGACTTAGAGCATATTTTTGAGGAGTTCCAACAAATTGATCAAACTACAACTCGCAAGTACTCGGGTACCGGCTTAGGACTGGCGATTACAGAATCTTTAGTCAAGTTGATGCAAGGAACGATTACGGTAGAGAGTAAGGTGGGTAAGGGGTCTACCTTCCATGTCAAGTTTCCTAGACGAGTAAAAGCTTCTACTCCCGATTGTCTTGATTGCGATCTACCAAAATCTAAAACCCTAAATTGTTCTTTTTTGCCCCAGACTCTTAAAGGATTTCGTACTAGAAGGGTAATTTATTAG
- a CDS encoding response regulator transcription factor: MGKIRVALIEDHDLTRMGLRTALQQSGEIELVGEAANATEGLKLLAESRPDIGIVDIGLPDMDGTELTRQFKEFQAKQDDSQQDDFPTKIMVLTLQDDEEAVLAAFAAGADSYCMKNITFDQLLEALKVTYEGNAWIDPAIARIVLEQIKPSKDTQPTEASETIAIHAAPNEYNQMIEAYPLTERELEVLQLIVEGCSNAVIAERLYITVGTVKTHVRNILNKLCADDRTQAAVRALRSGLVI, translated from the coding sequence ATGGGTAAAATTCGTGTGGCTCTCATTGAAGACCATGATCTGACTCGGATGGGTCTGCGAACAGCCCTCCAACAAAGCGGTGAAATTGAATTGGTGGGCGAAGCGGCCAATGCCACTGAAGGACTAAAGTTACTAGCGGAATCTAGACCAGATATCGGGATTGTCGATATTGGTCTTCCTGACATGGATGGAACTGAATTAACTAGACAATTCAAAGAGTTTCAAGCTAAACAGGATGATTCTCAACAAGATGATTTTCCCACCAAAATTATGGTACTGACCTTGCAGGATGATGAAGAAGCCGTACTAGCCGCTTTCGCCGCTGGTGCCGACTCTTACTGCATGAAAAATATCACCTTTGATCAATTGCTAGAAGCTCTGAAAGTGACCTATGAAGGTAATGCTTGGATTGATCCAGCCATTGCCAGGATTGTACTTGAGCAGATCAAACCAAGCAAAGACACTCAGCCTACTGAAGCTAGTGAAACGATAGCTATCCATGCTGCTCCCAATGAATACAATCAAATGATTGAAGCTTATCCTTTAACGGAAAGGGAATTAGAGGTTTTGCAGTTGATTGTAGAAGGTTGCAGCAATGCTGTGATTGCCGAAAGGTTATATATCACTGTGGGAACTGTCAAAACTCATGTCCGAAATATCTTGAATAAACTCTGTGCGGATGACCGTACCCAAGCAGCTGTCCGTGCCCTCCGCTCTGGCTTAGTTATTTAA
- a CDS encoding caspase family protein — protein MANYAGIAIGINRYQFLQPLNYGQADAQRLQGFFVDQAHLQPTEFLLLTDSSPPIDDFLTYPNRENILRCLDRIRQSPGSPESWRWFLFSGCGVSWDKVDYLMPIDGNPDDIPGTGIPIECLFSSLKTMGGNKILVLLDINRSPGMPSGEPVGAETVELAYKMDISLILSSQLNQFSHEAAALGNGLFTSALLEALGYYHTEITLENLDEYLRERLPELSQHHWRPVQIPLTVIPLQEYRQQQIWPEGASSPPENQWADPSTDSEATKVVLSKDEKNLESEFAKKPLSVVKLNQNSSLPTNTDSSNQESSNSVALVSYSDSQPQTDTEELSSWREWLFWGSGIALLLGLVSLTVVRNQEGLISQQMIKNTQTTTLTTKLPETTKVRNSPVTLPTASTSQATPAPLPNSKSKSLETKAQKSGEPSRIKANQAALDQARQLVEPKQASVYSDAIAIARQVKPGDPLYEQTQQYITRWSHSILALAKKRAKKSDFEGAIAAAQLVPQDHPSVYPLANNAIKQWQILSQQKSQNQQIIQTAIKQVQRNQASSYNRAIATLRKIPPGQPKYATAQALIAQASDKIYLIAKSRASRGKFLSAINTAKLVPKDTPYYEAAQEAIARWQQGRP, from the coding sequence ATGGCAAATTACGCTGGTATAGCAATTGGCATCAACCGCTATCAGTTCTTACAACCTCTAAACTATGGTCAAGCAGACGCTCAAAGACTACAAGGGTTTTTTGTAGACCAAGCTCATCTGCAACCCACTGAGTTTCTTTTATTAACTGATAGTTCACCACCGATTGATGATTTTTTAACCTACCCCAACCGAGAAAATATTTTAAGATGCCTCGACAGGATTCGCCAGAGTCCAGGTTCTCCAGAAAGTTGGCGTTGGTTCTTGTTCAGTGGCTGCGGGGTCAGTTGGGATAAAGTTGACTACCTCATGCCGATTGATGGCAATCCAGATGATATTCCAGGAACAGGTATACCAATAGAATGCCTGTTTTCTTCTCTCAAGACTATGGGGGGCAATAAAATCCTGGTATTGTTAGACATAAACCGCTCACCGGGAATGCCATCTGGTGAACCAGTTGGTGCTGAAACAGTGGAATTAGCCTACAAAATGGATATTTCCCTGATACTTTCTAGTCAACTCAACCAGTTTTCTCACGAAGCTGCCGCTCTAGGGAATGGCTTATTCACCTCAGCACTTCTAGAAGCACTGGGTTACTATCATACTGAGATTACCCTTGAGAATCTTGACGAGTATCTCAGGGAGCGCCTACCGGAGTTGAGCCAACACCATTGGCGACCAGTTCAGATTCCTCTGACGGTGATTCCTTTACAGGAGTATCGACAACAACAAATTTGGCCTGAAGGGGCAAGCTCACCACCAGAAAATCAATGGGCTGACCCGAGCACTGACTCAGAAGCTACCAAGGTAGTTCTTTCTAAAGATGAAAAGAATCTTGAGAGTGAATTTGCCAAAAAACCTTTATCGGTGGTAAAGCTTAATCAAAATAGCTCTTTACCCACTAACACTGACAGCTCAAACCAGGAGTCATCTAACTCAGTAGCTTTAGTTTCTTATTCAGACAGCCAGCCTCAAACTGATACAGAAGAGTTATCGTCATGGCGAGAATGGTTGTTTTGGGGTAGTGGTATAGCTTTGTTGTTAGGACTAGTAAGCCTAACTGTTGTCCGTAACCAGGAAGGCTTAATTAGTCAACAGATGATTAAAAACACACAGACGACCACATTAACTACCAAATTACCAGAAACTACCAAGGTCAGGAACTCCCCAGTAACATTACCTACAGCGTCAACATCCCAGGCAACTCCAGCTCCCTTGCCAAATTCCAAGAGTAAATCCCTGGAAACTAAGGCACAGAAATCGGGGGAACCGAGTCGGATTAAGGCGAATCAAGCAGCTTTGGACCAGGCAAGACAGTTAGTTGAACCGAAGCAGGCATCTGTGTATAGTGATGCGATCGCAATTGCCCGTCAGGTGAAACCTGGGGATCCTCTTTATGAGCAGACACAACAATATATCACTCGTTGGAGTCATTCAATTCTGGCTCTAGCCAAGAAACGGGCAAAAAAAAGTGATTTTGAAGGAGCGATCGCAGCTGCCCAACTAGTTCCTCAAGATCACCCTTCTGTTTATCCTTTGGCTAACAATGCTATTAAACAGTGGCAGATTCTCTCCCAACAGAAGTCGCAGAATCAACAGATTATCCAAACAGCCATCAAACAAGTCCAACGCAATCAAGCATCTAGTTATAATCGTGCGATCGCAACCCTCCGTAAGATTCCACCGGGTCAACCTAAGTATGCCACAGCACAAGCGTTAATTGCTCAAGCTAGCGATAAGATTTATCTGATTGCTAAGTCCCGTGCATCGCGAGGCAAGTTTCTTTCAGCGATTAACACAGCAAAATTAGTTCCAAAAGATACCCCTTACTATGAGGCTGCCCAAGAAGCGATCGCTAGATGGCAGCAAGGTAGACCTTGA
- the rpmF gene encoding 50S ribosomal protein L32, whose protein sequence is MAVPKKKTSKSKRDKRKANWKRKAHLEAQKALSLGKAVLSGRSTFVYPTKEEEDED, encoded by the coding sequence ATGGCTGTTCCTAAGAAGAAAACCTCAAAATCCAAACGGGATAAACGTAAAGCTAACTGGAAGCGCAAAGCACATCTGGAGGCACAAAAAGCCCTCTCTCTCGGTAAAGCAGTCCTGAGTGGGCGTTCTACCTTTGTTTATCCAACAAAGGAAGAAGAAGACGAAGACTAG
- a CDS encoding universal stress protein, whose amino-acid sequence MIRKILISVAGRGLCEEMFNMLAEIPAIQQASVTVLHVVPPQVTAEAMSAKLEEGGKILADAVKSLKVDPSRITPRLKQGDPKNIVSEVADEEETDLIIMGSRGLTRLEAILENSVSQYVFQLSSRPMLLVKDDVYVKQIRRIMVAMDKSDAAQNSFELALSLVRDMKNVQLYLARVIPEAKPDQVMSNAEADPVLAEAAAKAKRLGVSYRCVLSGGKPGPGICELAEDKNIDLLILGSPDRRPSMAKSLVDLDRLLGNSLSDYVRVKANCPVLLSRTAT is encoded by the coding sequence ATGATAAGAAAAATTTTAATATCTGTAGCTGGTCGGGGACTGTGTGAAGAAATGTTCAATATGTTGGCCGAAATTCCTGCCATACAACAGGCATCGGTCACAGTCCTACATGTGGTGCCTCCTCAAGTCACGGCTGAAGCCATGTCAGCTAAGTTAGAAGAGGGGGGTAAGATTTTAGCAGATGCGGTCAAATCCTTAAAGGTTGACCCCAGCCGAATCACGCCCAGACTCAAACAGGGAGACCCTAAAAATATCGTTAGCGAAGTGGCAGACGAAGAAGAAACCGACCTGATTATTATGGGTTCGAGAGGACTAACTCGCCTAGAAGCGATTTTGGAAAACTCCGTTAGCCAATATGTGTTCCAATTGTCCTCCCGCCCGATGTTGTTGGTCAAAGACGATGTCTACGTCAAACAAATCAGACGGATTATGGTCGCAATGGATAAATCTGATGCTGCTCAAAATTCCTTCGAGTTGGCTCTATCCCTAGTGCGAGACATGAAGAATGTTCAACTATATCTAGCTCGTGTCATTCCCGAAGCCAAACCTGATCAAGTGATGAGCAATGCTGAAGCAGACCCAGTTCTCGCAGAGGCAGCAGCAAAAGCGAAAAGGCTTGGTGTTTCTTACCGTTGTGTTCTAAGTGGCGGTAAGCCCGGACCAGGAATCTGCGAGTTAGCAGAAGACAAGAACATCGACTTGCTGATTCTCGGTTCTCCTGACCGTCGCCCTTCTATGGCCAAGAGTTTAGTAGATTTAGATCGATTACTGGGGAATTCCTTGTCAGACTACGTCAGAGTCAAGGCTAACTGCCCAGTGTTGTTATCACGCACAGCTACTTGA
- the psbM gene encoding photosystem II reaction center protein PsbM has product MQVNDLGFVASILFVLVPAVFLLILYIQTASREGSGN; this is encoded by the coding sequence ATGCAAGTTAACGATCTAGGGTTTGTTGCCAGCATCCTGTTTGTGCTGGTGCCTGCGGTTTTCCTGCTAATTCTTTATATCCAAACCGCGAGCCGTGAAGGCTCAGGAAACTAG
- a CDS encoding 2Fe-2S iron-sulfur cluster-binding protein, with protein sequence MANIKFVKEDQEVIAANGANLREKMLQNRIDLYTFRGKLVNCGGYGQCGTCIVEIVAGIENLSPRTEVENRKLKKKPDTYRLACQVLVNGPVSVKTKPTLKSKSPSAAI encoded by the coding sequence ATGGCTAATATCAAATTTGTCAAGGAAGACCAAGAGGTCATTGCTGCCAATGGAGCGAACTTACGAGAGAAAATGCTGCAAAATCGCATAGATCTCTACACATTTCGGGGAAAGCTGGTGAACTGTGGCGGTTATGGTCAATGTGGTACCTGTATTGTGGAAATTGTGGCAGGGATAGAAAATCTATCCCCTAGAACTGAGGTAGAAAATCGGAAACTCAAGAAAAAGCCTGATACTTACCGATTAGCCTGTCAAGTCTTGGTGAATGGACCTGTGAGTGTGAAAACTAAACCAACCCTTAAGAGCAAATCCCCATCTGCTGCCATCTAA